A genome region from Triticum aestivum cultivar Chinese Spring chromosome 2B, IWGSC CS RefSeq v2.1, whole genome shotgun sequence includes the following:
- the LOC123046484 gene encoding uncharacterized protein — MSLLPSSSSVPSPGGAEVAATAAARTSLPRRCRIQCPPSLTFVFKAVLCRTATEQKQRTCYFSNSDGASTVPMSHAFSHPVKWSIFKWHHTVKEGIWIKSRNGACDGMSSTCATLESDFFLQVDHTIVRISARIILYIMLDHLGIRRAIYRRRMYSQNKSV; from the exons ATGTCGCTGCTCCCGTCGAGCTCGAGCGTTCCATCGCCAGGAGGAGCGGAGGTTGCCGCAACAGCAGCTGCTCGGACGTCTCTCCCTCGGCGGTGCCGGATCCAGTGTCCACCATC GTTGACATTT gtTTTCAAGGCGGTTTTGTGTAGAACAGCCACGGAGCAGAAACAACGAACATGCTACTTCAGCAACAGC GATGGAGCCTCCACAGTGCCTATGAGCCATGCTTTTTCCCACCCAGTAAAATGGTCTATTTTCAAGTGGCATCATACGGTGAAGGAGGGGATCTGGATCAAGAGCCGTAATGGTGCTTGTGATGGCATGTCTAGCACTTGCGCGACCCTGGAGTCTGACTTCTTCTTGCAA GTTGACCATACTATTGTGAGAATCTCAGCCAGGATCATTCTTTATATCATGTTGGATCATCTTGGAATTCGTAGAGCCATTTACCGTCGAAGGATGTACTCACAGAACAAATCAGTGTGA